Proteins from a single region of Dictyostelium discoideum AX4 chromosome 5 chromosome, whole genome shotgun sequence:
- the stlB gene encoding beta-ketoacyl synthase family protein, with translation MNNNKSINDLSGNSNNNIANSNINNYNNLIKKEPIAIIGIGCRFPGNVSNYSDFVNIIKNGSDCLTKIPDDRWNADIISRKQWKLNNRIGGYLKNIDQFDNQFFGISPKEAQHIDPQQRLLLHLAIETLEDGKISLDEIKGKKVGVFIGSSSGDYLRGFDSSEINQFTTPGTNSSFLSNRLSYFLDVNGPSMTVNTACSASMVAIHLGLQSLWNGESELSMVGGVNIISSPLQSLDFGKAGLLNQETDGRCYSFDPRASGYVRSEGGGILLLKPLSAALRDNDEIYSLLLNSANNSNGKTPTGITSPRSLCQEKLIQQLLRESSDQFSIDDIGYFECHGTGTQMGDLNEITAIGKSIGMLKSHDDPLIIGSVKASIGHLEGASGICGVIKSIICLKEKILPQQCKFSSYNPKIPFETLNLKVLTKTQPWNNSKRICGVNSFGVGGSNSSLFLSSFDKSTTITEPTTTTTIESLPSSSSSFDNLSVSSSISTNNDNDKVSNIVNNRYGSSIDVITLSVTSPDKEDLKIRANDVLESIKTLDDNFKIRDISNLTNIRTSHFSNRVAIIGDSIDSIKLNLQSFIKGENNNNKSIILPLINNGNNNNNNNNNSSGSSSSSSNNNNICFIFSGQGQQWNKMIFDLYENNKTFKNEMNNFSKQFEMISGWSIIDKLYNSGGGGNEELINETWLAQPSIVAVQYSLIKLFSKDIGIEGSIVLGHSLGELMAAYYCGIINDFNDLLKLLYIRSTLQNKTNGSGRMHVCLSSKAEIEQLISQLGFNGRIVICGNNTMKSCTISGDNESMNQFTKLISSQQYGSVVHKEVRTNSAFHSHQMDIIKDEFFKLFNQYFPTNQISTNQIYDGKSFYSTCYGKYLTPIECKQLLSSPNYWWKNIRESVLFKESIEQILQNHQQSLTFIEITCHPILNYFLSQLLKSSSKSNTLLLSTLSKNSNSIDQLLILCSKLYVNNLSSIKWNWFYDKQQQQQSESLVSSNFKLPGRRWKLEKYWIENCQRQMDRIKPPMFISLDRKLFSVTPSFEVRLNQDRFQYLNDHQIQDIPLVPFSFYIELVYASIFNSISTTTTNTTASTMFEIENFTIDSSIIIDQKKSTLIGINFNSDLTKFEIGSINSIGSGSSSNNNFIENKWKIHSNGIIKYGTNYLKSNSKSNSFNESTTTTTTTTTTTKCFKSFNSNEFYNEIIKYNYNYKSTFQCVKEFKQFDKQGTFYYSEIQFKKNDKQVIDQLLSKQLPSDFRCIHPCLLDAVLQSAIIPATNKTNCSWIPIKIGKLSVNIPSNSYFNFKDQLLYCLIKPSTSTSTSPSTYFSSDIQVFDKKNNNLICELTNLEFKGINSSSSSSSSSSTINSNVEANYESKIEETNHDEDEDEELPLVSEYVWCKEELINQSIKFTDNYQTVIFCSTNLNGNDLLDSIITSALENGHDENKIFIVSPPPVESDQYNNRIIINYTNNESDFDALFAIINSTTSISGKSGLFSTRFIILPNFNSITFSSGNSTPLITNVNGNGNGKSCGGGGGSTNNTISNSSSSISSIDNGNNEDEEMVLKSFNDSNLSLFHLQKSIIKNNIKGRLFLITNGGQSISSSTPTSTYNDQSYVNLSQYQLIGQIRVFSNEYPIMECSMIDIQDSTRIDLITDQLNSTKLSKLEIAFRDNIGYSYKLLKPSIFDNSSLPSSSSEIETTATTKDEEKNNSINYNNNYYRVELSDNGIISDLKIKQFRQMKCGVGQVLVRVEMCTLNFRDILKSLGRDYDPIHLNSMGDEFSGKVIEIGEGVNNLSVGQYVFGINMSKSMGSFVCCNSDLVFPIPIPTPSSSSSSNENIDDQEIISKLLNQYCTIPIVFLTSWYSIVIQGRLKKGEKILIHSGCGGVGLATIQISMMIGAEIHVTVGSNEKKQYLIKEFGIDEKRIYSSRSLQFYNDLMVNTDGQGVDMVLNSLSGEYLEKSIQCLSQYGRFIEIGKKDIYSNSSIHLEPFKNNLSFFAVDIAQMTENRRDYLREIMIDQLLPCFKNGSLKPLNQHCFNSPCDLVKAIRFMSSGNHIGKILINWSNLNNDKQFINHHSVVHLPIQSFSNRSTYIFTGFGGLTQTLLKYFSTESDLTNVIIVSKNGLDDNSGSGSGNNEKLKLINQLKESGLNVLVEKCDLSSIKQVYKLFNKIFDNDASGSDSGDFSDIKGIFHFASLINDKRILKHNLESFNYVYNSKATSAWNLHQVSLKYNLNLDHFQTIGSVITILGNIGQSNYTCANRFVEGLTHLRIGMGLKSSCIHLASIPDVGMASNDNVLNDLNSMGFVPFQSLNEMNLGFKKLLSSPNPIVVLGEINVDRFIEATPNFRAKDNFIITSLFNRIDPLLLVNESQDFIINNNINNNGGGGDGSFDDLNQLEDEGQQGFGNGDGYVDDNIDSVSMLSGTSSIFDNDFYTKSIRGMLCDILELKDKDLNNTVSFSDYGLDSLLSSELSNTIQKNFSILIPSLTLVDNSTINSTVELIKNKLKNSTTSSISSSVSKKVSFKKNTQPLIIPTTAPISIIKTQSYIKSEIIESLPISSSTTIKPLVFDNLVYSSSSSNNSNSKNELTSPPPSAKRESVLPIISEDNNSDNDSSMATVIYEISPIAAPYHRYQTDVLKEITQLTPHKEFIDNIYKKSKIRSRYCFNDFSEKSMADINKLDAGERVALFREQTYQTVINAGKTVIERAGIDPMLISHVVGVTSTGIMAPSFDVVLIDKLGLSINTSRTMINFMGCGAAVNSMRAATAYAKLKPGTFVLVVAVEASATCMKFNFDSRSDLLSQAIFTDGCVATLVTCQPKSSLVGKLEIIDDLSYLMPDSRDALNLFIGPTGIDLDLRPELPIAINRHINSAITSWLKKNSLQKSDIEFFATHPGGAKIISAVHEGLGLSPEDLSDSYEVMKRYGNMIGVSTYYVLRRILDKNQTLLQEGSLGYNYGMAMAFSPGASIEAILFKLIK, from the exons atgaacaacaacaaaagtATAAACGATTTAAGTGGTaatagcaacaacaacattgcaaacagtaatattaataattataataatttaattaaaaaggaACCAATTGCAATTATTGGAATTGGTTGCAGATTCCCAGGAAACGTTTCAAATTATTCCGATTTtgttaatataattaaaaatggtagTGATTGTTTAACTAAAATTCCAGATGATAGATGGAATGCTGATATAATTTCAAGAAAACAatggaaattaaataatagaattggcggttatttaaagaatatcGATCAATTtgataatcaattttttggAATCTCACCAAAAGAAGCTCAACATATTGATCCACAacaaagattattattacat cTTGCAATTGAAACATTAGAAGATGGAAAAATTAGTTTAGATGAAATTAAAGGTAAAAAAGTTGGAGTTTTTATTGGATCATCAAGTGGAGATTATTTGAGAGGATTTGATTCAAGtgaaattaatcaattcACAACACCAGGAACcaattcatcatttttaagTAATAGATTATCCTATTTTTTAGATGTTAATGGACCAAGTATGACAGTGAATACAGCATGTTCAGCATCAATGGTAGCAATTCATTTAGGATTACAATCACTATGGAATGGTGAAAGTGAATTGTCAATGGTTGGTGGAGTGAATATTATTAGCTCACCGCTACAATCGTTGGATTTCGGTAAAGCAGGTTTACTAAATCAAGAGACCGATGGCAGGTGCTACTCTTTTGATCCACGTGCATCTGGATATGTTAGATCCGAAGGTGGAGGAATACTACTATTGAAGCCTTTATCCGCTGCCCTCAGAGACAATGATGAAATCTATTCATTACTTTTAAACTCTGCAAACAACTCCAATGGTAAAACACCAACTGGTATCACCTCACCAAGATCACTATGTCAAGAGAAATTGATTCAACAATTACTAAGAGAATCGTCAGACCAATTTAGTATTGACGATATTGGCTATTTCGAATGTCATGGTACAGGCACACAAATGGGTGACCTCAATGAAATCACAGCAATTGGTAAATCGATTGGTATGTTAAAATCTCACGATGATCCATTGATCATTGGTAGTGTGAAAGCCTCGATTGGCCATCTTGAGGGTGCAAGTGGTATTTGTGGTGTcattaaatcaatcatttgTTTAAAAGAGAAAATCTTACCACAACAATGTAAATTCTCTTCTTATAATCCAAAAATACCATttgaaactttaaatttaaaagttttaacaAAAACCCAACCTTGgaataattcaaaaagaatTTGTGGTGTAAATTCatttggtgttggtggttcaaattcaagtttatttttatcatcatttgataaatcaacaacaataacagaaccaacaacaacaacaacaattgaatcattaccatcatcgtcatcatcttttgataatttatcagTATCAAGttcaatatcaacaaataatgataatgataaagttAGCAATATTGTTAACAATAGATATGGCAGTAGTATTGATGTTATTACGTTATCAGTTACATCACCAGATAAAGAAGATTTAAAGATTAGAGCAAATGATGTtttagaatcaattaaaactttagatgataattttaaaattagagatatttcaaatttaacaaatattAGAACAAGTCATTTTTCAAATAGAGTTGCCATCATTGGTGATTCAAtcgattcaattaaattaaatttacaatcatttattaagggtgaaaataataataataaatcaataatattacctttaattaataatggtaataataataataataataataataatagtagtggtagtagtagtagtagtagtaataataataatatttgttttatattttcaggTCAAGGTCAACAATGGAATAAAATGATATTCGatttatatgaaaataataaaacatttaaaaatgaaatgaataattttagtaaacaatttgaaatgatttcAGGTTGGtcaattattgataaattatataatagtggtggtggtggtaatgaagaattaattaatgaaacttGGTTAGCACAACCATCAATTGTTGCAGTTCaatattcattaattaaattattttcaaaagataTTGGTATTGAAGGTTCAATTGTGTTGGGACATAGTTTAGGTGAATTGATGGCAGCTTATTATTGTGGTATCATTAATGATTTCAATGATCTATTGAAATTGTTATATATTAGATCAACACttcaaaataaaaccaatggTAGTGGAAGAATGCATGTTTGTTTATCTTCAAAAGCAGAGATTGAACAATTGATCTCTCAATTAGGATTCAATGGTAGAATCGTAATTTGTGGTAATAACACCATGAAATCATGTACAATCTCTGGTGATAATGAATCAATGAATCAATTCACAAAGTTAATATCATCACAACAGTATGGTTCGGTGGTGCATAAAGAGGTTCGTACAAATTCAGCATTTCATTCTCATCAAATGGATATTATCAAAGatgaattctttaaattgtttaatcAATACTTTCCAACCAACCAAATCAGTACAAATCAAATCTACGATggtaaatcattttattcaACTTGTTATGGTAAATATTTAACACCGATTGAAtgtaaacaattattatcatcaccaaattATTGGTGGAAAAATATCAGAGAATCAGTATTATTcaaagaatcaattgaacAAATCTTacaaaatcatcaacaatCTTTAacatttattgaaattactTGTcatccaattttaaattattttttaagtcaattattaaaatcatcaagTAAATCAAACACATTACTTTTATCAACACTTTCAAagaattcaaattcaattgatcaattattaatattatgttcaaaattatatgttaataatttatcatcaattaaatggAATTGGTTTTAtgataaacaacaacaacagcaatcaGAAAGTTTAGTatcatcaaattttaaattaccagGTAGAAGATGGAAACTTGAAAAATATTGGATTGAAAATTGTCAAAGACAAATGGATAGAATTAAACCACCAATGTTTATATCATTAGATAGAAAGTTATTCTCTGTTACACCATCATTTGAAGTTAGATTAAATCAAGATagatttcaatatttaaatgatcatcaaattcaagaTATTCCATTGGTACCATTTTCATTCTATATTGAATTGGTTTATgcttcaatatttaattcaatctcaactaccaccaccaacaccacagCATCAACAAtgtttgaaattgaaaattttacaattgatagttcaattataattgatcaaaagaaatcaactttaattggtattaattttaattctgatttaactaaatttgaaattggtagTATTAATAGcattggtagtggtagtagtagtaataataattttattgaaaataaatggaaaattcattcaaatggtataattaaatatggtacaaattatttaaaatcaaattcaaaatcaaattcatttaatgaatcaacaacaacaacaacaacaacaacaacaacaacaaaatgttttaaatcatttaattcaaatgaattttataatgaaattattaaatataattataattacaaGAGTACTTTTCAATGTGTTAAAGAGTTTAAACAATTTGATAAACAAGGTACATTCTATTATTCAGAGATTCAATTCAAAAAGAATGATAAACAAGTCattgatcaattattatcaaaacaattaCCAAGTGATTTTAGATGTATTCATCCATGTTTATTAGATGCAGTTTTACAATCTGCTATCATACCAGcaacaaataaaactaattgTAGTTGGataccaattaaaattggtaaattatcTGTAAATATACCTTCAAattcatattttaattttaaagatcaattattatattgtttaattaaaccatcaacatcaacatcaacatcaccatcaacataCTTTTCATCTGATATTCAAGTATttgataaaaagaataataatttaatttgtgaattaacaaatttagaatttaaaggtattaattcatcatcatcatcatcatcatcatcatctacaataaattcaaatgttgAAGCTAATTATGAATCAAAAATTGAAGAAACTAATCATGATGAGGATGAGGATGAAGAATTACCATTAGTTTCAGAATATGTTTGGTGTaaagaagaattaattaatcaatcaattaaatttacagaTAATTATCAAACTGTTATTTTCTgttcaacaaatttaaatggtaatgatttattagatAGTATTATAACAAGTGCATTAGAGAATGGTCATGATGAGAATAAGATATTCATTGtttcaccaccaccagtCGAATCGGATCAATATAATAATCGTatcattataaattatacaaataatGAATCTGATTTCGATGCTTTATTCGCAATCATTaattcaacaacttcaaTCAGTGGAAAGAGTGGTTTATTTTCAACACGTTTTATCATTttaccaaattttaattcaattacttTTTCAAGTGGTAATTCAACTCCATTAATAACTAATGtcaatggtaatggtaatggtaagagttgtggtggtggtggtggtagtacaAATAacacaatttcaaattcatcatcatcaatatcaagtattgataatggtaataatgaagatgaagaaatggtattaaaatcatttaatgattcaaatttatcattattccatttacaaaaatcaattattaaaaataatattaaaggtagattatttttaattacaaatGGTGGTCAATCAATTTCAAGCTCAACTCCAACCTCAACATATAATGATCAATCATATGTTAATCTATCacaatatcaattaattggtCAAATTAGagtattttcaaatgaatatCCAATTATGGAATGTTCAATGATTGATATTCAAGATTCAACtagaattgatttaattactgatcaattaaattcaacaaagTTATCAAAACTTGAAATTGCATTTAGAGATAATATTGGTTATagttataaattattaaaaccatcaatttttgataattcttcattgccatcatcatcatcagaaatagaaacaacagcaacaacaaaagatgaagaaaaaaataattcaataaattataataataattattatagaGTTGAATTATCTGATAATGGTATAATTTCAGATTTAAAGATTAAACAATTTAGACAAATGAAATGTGGTGTTGGTCAAGTTTTAGTTAGAGTTGAAATGTGTACTTTAAATTTTAGAGATATTCTTAAATCATTAGGTCGTGATTATGAtccaattcatttaaattcaatggGTGATGAATTCTCTGGTAAAGTCattgaaattggtgaaggtgttaataatttatcagttGGTCAATATGTTTTTGGTATAAATATGTCAAAATCAATGGGTAGTTTTGTTTGTTGTAATTCTGATTTAGTATTTCCAATTCCAATTCCAActccatcatcatcatcatcatcaaatgaaaatattgatgatcaagaaattatttcaaaattattaaatcaatattgtACAATAccaattgtatttttaacaTCATGGTATAGTATTGTAATTCAAGGtagattaaaaaaaggtgagaaaattttaatacattCAGGatgtggtggtgttggtttaGCAACTATTCAAATTTCAATGATGATTGGTGCTGAAATTCATGTTACAGTTGGttcaaatgaaaagaaacaaTATTTAATCAAAGAGTTTGGCATTGATGAGAAGAGAATCTATTCATCAAGATCATTGCAATTctataatgatttaatggTGAATACTGATGGTCAAGGTGTTGATAtggttttaaattcattgtCTGGTGAATATTTAGAGAAATCAATTCAATGTTTATCCCAGTATGGTAGATTCattgaaattggtaaaaaagatatttactCGAATTCAAGTATTCATTTAgaaccatttaaaaataatttatcatttttcgCAGTTGATATTGCACAAATGACAGAAAATCGTAGAGATTATCTAAGAGAGATAATGATCGATCAGCTATTACcatgttttaaaaatggttCTTTGAAACCATTGAATCAACATTGTTTCAATTCACCTTGTGATCTTGTTAAAGCCATTAGATTCATGTCATCCGGTAATCATATTGGTAAAATCTTAATCAATTGGtccaatttaaataatgataaacaaTTCATTAATCATCATTCAGTTGTTCATTTAccaattcaatcattttcTAATAGATCAACTTATATTTTCACTGGTTTTGGTGGTTTAACTcaaacattattaaaatatttttcaacAGAATCTGATTTAACAAATGTTATAATAGTTAGTAAAAATGGTTTAGATGataatagtggtagtggtagtggtaataatgaaaaattaaaattaattaatcaattaaaagaatctGGTTTAAATGTATTGGTTGAAAAATGTGATTTGTCATCAATTAAACaagtttataaattatttaacaagatttttgataatgatgctAGTGGTAGTGATAGTGGTGATTTTAGTGATATTAAAGGTATTTTCCATTTTGCATCATTGATTAAtgataaaagaattttaaaacataatttagaatcatttaattatGTTTATAATAGTAAGGCTACTAGTGCTTGGAATTTACATCAAGtttcattaaaatataatttaaatttggatcATTTCCAAACTATTGGTTCAGTCATTACAATTCTTGGTAATATTGGTCAAAGCAATTACACTTGTGCAAATAGATTCGTTGAAGGTTTAACTCATTTACGTATTGGTATGGGTTTGAAATCAAGTTGTATTCATTTAGCTTCTATACCTGATGTTGGTATGGcttcaaatgataatgttttaaatgatttaaattcaatggGTTTTGTGCCATTCCAATCACTCAATGAAATGAATTTAGGTTTtaagaaattattatcatcaccaaatcCAATCGTTGTACTTGGTGAAATTAATGTTGATAGATTCATTGAAGCAACTCCAAACTTTAGAGCAAAagataatttcattattacttCATTATTTAATCGTATTGATCCTTTACTATTAGTAAATGAAAGTcaagattttattattaataataatattaataataatggtggtggcgGCGATGGTAgttttgatgatttaaatcaattagaaGATGAAGGACAACAAGGATTTGGTAATGGTGATGGTTatgttgatgataatattgatagtGTTTCAATGCTATCTGGAACATCATCtatttttgataatgatttctATACTAAATCAATTAGAGGTATGCTTTGTGatattttagaattaaaagataaagatttaaataatacagTATCATTTAGTGACTATGGTTTAGATTCATTACTATCAAGTGAATTATCAAACACAATTCAAAAGAATTTCAGTATATTAATTCCAAGTTTAACTTTAGTTGATAATTCAACCATTAATTCAActgttgaattaattaaaaataaattaaagaattcaacaacttcttcaatttcttcaaGTGTATCTAAAAaagtttcatttaaaaaaaatactcaACCATTAATTATACCAACAACAGCaccaatatcaataattaaaacacaAAGTTATATCAAATCtgaaattattgaatcaTTACCAATTAGTAGTAGTACAACTATTAAACCATTggtatttgataatttagtttatagtagtagtagtagtaataatagtaattctaaaaatgaattaacatcaccaccaccaagtGCAAAGAGAGAATCAGTTTTACCAATAATATCagaagataataatagtgataacGATTCGTCAATGGCAACAGTAATTTATGAAATTTCACCAATTGCTGCACCATATCATAGATATCAAACTGATGTATTAAAAGAGATTACACAATTAACACCACATAAAGAgtttattgataatatttataagAAATCAAAGATTAGATCAAGATATTGTTTCAATGATTTCTCTGAGAAATCAATGgctgatattaataaattggaTGCAGGTGAAAGAGTTGCACTCTTTAGAGAACAAACTTATCAAACAGTTATCAATGCAGGTAAAACAGTGATAGAGAGAGCTGGTATTGATCCAATGTTAATTAGTCATGTCGTTGGTGTCACTAGTACTGGTATTATGGCACCCTCTTTCGATGTGGTACTCATTGATAAATTGGGTCTATCAATTAATACTAGTAGAACTATGATCAATTTCATGGGTTGTGGTGCCGCTGTCAATTCAATGAGAGCTGCCACTGCTTATGCTAAATTAAAACCTGGTACTTTTGTATTGGTGGTTGCAGTGGAGGCATCGGCAACCTGTATGAAATTCAATTTCGATAGTCGTAGTGATCTATTATCACAAGCTATCTTTACCGATGGTTGTGTAGCTACGTTGGTAACTTGTCAaccaaaatcatcattaGTTGGTAAATTGGAAATCATCGATGACTTGTCCTATTTAATGCCAGATTCAAGAGACGCTTTAAATCTATTCATTGGTCCAACTGGTATTGATTTAGATTTACGTCCTGAATTACCAATTGCAATCAATAGACATATCAATAGTGCTATTACAAGTTGGTTGAAAAAGAATTCACTTCAAAAGAGTGATATCGAATTCTTTGCTACTCATCCTGGTGGTGCTAAAATCATTTCTGCCGTTCATGAAGGGTTAGGTTTATCACCAGAAGATCTATCAGATTCTTATGAAGTTATGAAAAGATATGGTAATATGATAGGTGTTTCAACTTATTATGTTTTACGTAGAATTTTAGATAAAAATCAAACATTACTTCAAGAAGGTTCTTTAGGTTATAATTATGGTATGGCTATGGCCTTTTCACCTGGTGCTTCAATTGAagcaattttatttaaattaattaaataa